The following coding sequences are from one Malaciobacter pacificus window:
- a CDS encoding winged helix-turn-helix domain-containing protein, whose amino-acid sequence MRELKFLNIGYYDNLLDNEINDYLISNTKNLSRFNNEDELVNLVNEKKINLLITTYNYESLKKVRKINDNIQVVAILDELKKEYLKQSVELEHIKFLQNLNCKEEFKNVLKDCIKQLDSNKSNIIKLKNDFIYDLYNKTLIKKDEIVSLSNKEALFLDLLLRNPNRALNYEEIQNEVWDENMSQDALRSVVKELRKKVYKELIKNVSGVGYRADFI is encoded by the coding sequence ATGAGAGAACTAAAATTTTTAAATATAGGTTATTATGATAATCTATTAGATAATGAAATCAATGACTATCTAATTTCAAATACTAAAAATCTATCAAGATTTAATAATGAAGATGAGTTAGTTAATTTAGTAAATGAAAAAAAAATTAATCTATTAATAACTACATATAATTATGAGTCATTAAAAAAAGTTAGAAAAATAAATGATAATATTCAAGTTGTTGCAATCTTAGATGAATTAAAAAAAGAATATTTAAAACAAAGTGTTGAGTTAGAACATATTAAGTTTCTTCAAAACTTGAATTGCAAAGAAGAATTCAAAAATGTTTTAAAAGACTGTATAAAACAATTAGATTCAAATAAATCAAATATTATAAAATTAAAAAATGATTTTATATATGATTTATACAACAAAACATTAATAAAAAAAGATGAAATAGTTTCACTATCAAATAAAGAGGCACTATTTTTAGACTTATTACTTAGAAATCCTAATAGAGCATTAAATTATGAAGAGATTCAAAATGAAGTTTGGGATGAAAATATGAGTCAAGATGCTTTAAGATCTGTTGTAAAAGAACTTAGAA